The window ACATGGTCGGCATCGGCTACAAATTCTGACCAGGGCTCACACCGGCACACGGAACGGCGATCTGCGGGTCGCCGTTCTGCTTTCAGTGCCGCGAAGATGACCTCGTCAGCGCGCGAAGCGACCCGAACCGGGTATACTTATTGGTTTTCCAGATTTGCCCGGAGCCTGCCATGGAAGCCGAACGCCTCAACGCCATCGCCCAGAAACTCGACGACCTGCAGGCCCGCGGTCGCGAACTTCGGAGGTATCTTTGACTACGACGAGAAAGCGTCGAAGCTCGAAGAAGTAACCCGCGCACTGGAAGATCCGGCAGTCTGGAACAATGCCGAAAAGGCGCAGGAGCTAGGCAAGGAAAAGCGCCAGCTCGAGGACATCGTCGTCAATCTGCGCGACATCGAGCAGATGTCCATCGACCTGAAGGACCTGTTCGAACTGGCCCAGGCCGAGGATGACGAGGACACCCTCACTGCGGTCGAGGACGATCTCGCGCCGCTGGAGGCCAAGGTCCACACGCTCGAATTCCGCCGGATGTTCTCCAATCCGATGGACCCGAACCCCTGCTTCATCGAAATCCAGGCCGGCGCCGGCGGCACCGAGGCCCAGGACTGGGCCGGCATGCTCGAGCGCATGTACCTGCGCTACTGCGAGCGCAAGGGCTTCAACGTCGAGGTGATGGAAGAGTCCGAAGGCGAAGTGGCCGGCATCAAGGGCGCGACGATCAAGGTCAGCGGCGACTACGCCTATGGCTTCCTGCGCACCGAATCCGGCATCCATCGCCTCGTGCGCAAGAGTCCGTTCGACTCCAACGCGCGGCGCCACACCAGCTTTTCGTCGGTGTTCGTGTATCCCGAAGTGGACGACTCGATCGAGATCGACATCAACCCCGCCGATCTGCGCATCGACACCTACCGTGCGTCGGGTGCGGGCGGCCAGCACATCAACAAGACGGACTCCGCGGTGCGCATCACGCACGAGCCGACCGGCGTCGTCGTGCAGTGCCAGAACGACCGCTCGCAGCACAAGAACAAGGCCGAGGCCATGTCGATGCTGAAGGCCCGCCTGTATGAACTGGAACTGCGCAAGCGCCAGGCCGAACAGCAGAAGCTCGAGGACTCGAAGAGCGACATCGGCTGGGGTCACCAGATCCGCTCGTACGTGCTGGACCAGTCGCGCATCAAGGACCTGCGCACCAATCACGAAGTCGGCAACACGCAGGCCGTGCTCGACGGCGACCTCGACGACTTCATCGCGGCGAGCCTCAAGCAGGGCGTGTAAGCGTCATTCCCGCACGACCTGAATGACGCCCGACCTCGCCGATTTCCTCGCACCCGGCGTCGCCGCGGACGACGTGCCCGAACTGGGCGCGCTCGCCGCGGCACGCCCGCTGATCGACGCCTTCATCACGCTGTTCCGCGGCTCCGAGGCGGAAGTGCTGCTGCGCCTGCTGGTGCTGCGCGAGATCGGCCAGGAATCGGAGGCGCCGCGCTGGTCCCCGGACGCGCTGCGTGCGCGCTTCACGTTCCTGGATCCGGTGAAGCTGGAGACGGTGCTCAAGCGCCTGCGCGACAACGCCCTCCTCGCCTACGCGGACGACGGCCAGTACCACCTTTCCGACCTCGGCCGCAACGCCGTCGCCGCGATCGCGATGCTGCTGCGCTTCTCGGCCGAGGAGGACGCCGAACTGGGATTCCTTACTGCGCAGCTCGCGGGCCTGCAGGCAGTCGGCGGCGTTACGCCGGATGCGCTGGGACACCTGCTGTCCAAGCTCAACGACCTCACCTGGCACTTCGAAGAGGCCATCGCGTCCGGCTCCGAGTTCCGGATCCTCGGCGCACGCCGGCGGCTTTCCGCGAACGGGCGCTGGCTCGCGCGCGGTACCGAGATCCTGAAGAGCCTGCTGGCCGATCCGGAGGTCGACTTCGACATCGCCCGCATTGCACAGCGCATCGGCCTCGCACAATCCAAGCTGGCACGCGTGGATGCGGGCTTCCAACGCGCGCTGAACAAGATCGAGGCCCAGCGCGTCACGCTGGGAGCGTCGGGGATCTCTTCCTCGGACGTCGCGGCCTGGCTGCGCGGGCT is drawn from Azoarcus sp. DN11 and contains these coding sequences:
- the prfB gene encoding peptide chain release factor 2 (programmed frameshift) codes for the protein MEAERLNAIAQKLDDLQARGRELRRYLDYDEKASKLEEVTRALEDPAVWNNAEKAQELGKEKRQLEDIVVNLRDIEQMSIDLKDLFELAQAEDDEDTLTAVEDDLAPLEAKVHTLEFRRMFSNPMDPNPCFIEIQAGAGGTEAQDWAGMLERMYLRYCERKGFNVEVMEESEGEVAGIKGATIKVSGDYAYGFLRTESGIHRLVRKSPFDSNARRHTSFSSVFVYPEVDDSIEIDINPADLRIDTYRASGAGGQHINKTDSAVRITHEPTGVVVQCQNDRSQHKNKAEAMSMLKARLYELELRKRQAEQQKLEDSKSDIGWGHQIRSYVLDQSRIKDLRTNHEVGNTQAVLDGDLDDFIAASLKQGV